The following coding sequences lie in one Triticum urartu cultivar G1812 unplaced genomic scaffold, Tu2.1 TuUngrouped_contig_6908, whole genome shotgun sequence genomic window:
- the LOC125531248 gene encoding NAD(P)H-quinone oxidoreductase subunit 2 B, chloroplastic-like — protein MIWHVQNENFILDSTRIFMKAFHLLLFNGSFIFPECILIFGLILLLMIDSTSDQKDRPWFYFISSTSLVISITALLFRWREEPIISFSGNFQTNNFNEIFQFLILLCSTLCIPLSVEYIECTEMAITEFLLFVLTATLGGMFLCGANDLITIFVAPECFSLCSYLLSGYTKRDLRSNEATMKYLLMGGASSSILVHGFSWLYGSSGGEIELQEIVNGLINTQMYNSPGISIALISITVGLGFKLSLAPFHQWTPDVYEGVWFVRQIPTSISISEVFGFCKTP, from the coding sequence ATGATCTGGCATGTACAGAATGAAAACTTCATTCTCGATTCTACGAGAATTTTTATGAAAGCGTTTCATTTGCTTCTCTTCAATGGAAGTTTCATTTTCCCAGAATGTATCCTAATTTTTGGCCTAATTCTTCTTCTGATGATCGATTCAACCTCTGATCAAAAAGATAGACCTTGGTTCTATTTCATCTCTTCAACAAGTTTAGTAATAAGCATAACGGCCCTATTGTTCCGATGGAGAGAAGAACCTATAATTAGCTTTTCGGGAAATTTCCAAACGAACAATTTCAACGAAATCTTTCAATTTCTCATTTTATTATGTTCAACTTTATGTATTCCTCTATCCGTAGAGTACATTGAATGTACAGAAATGGCTATAACAGAGTTTCTGTTATTCGTATTAACAGCTACTCTAGGGGGAATGTTTTTATGTGGTGCTAACGATTTAATAACTATCTTTGTAGCTCCAGAATGTTTCAGTTTATGTTCCTACCTATTGTCTGGATATACCAAGAGAGATCTACGGTCTAATGAGGCTACTATGAAATATTTACTCATGGGTGGGGCAAGCTCTTCTATTCTGGTTCATGGTTTCTCTTGGCTATATGGTTCATCTGGGGGGGAGATCGAGCTTCAAGAAATTGTGAACGGTCTTATCAATACACAAATGTATAACTCCCCAGGAATTTCAATTGCGCTTATATCCATCACTGTAGGACTTGGGTTTAAGCTTTCCCTAGCCCCTTTTCATCAATGGACTCCTGACGTCTACGAAGGAGTGTGGTTCGTTCGACAAATTCCTACCTCTATATCTATCTCTGAGGTGTTTGGGTTTTGCAAAACTCCATAG